The following coding sequences are from one Paenibacillus sp. JDR-2 window:
- a CDS encoding ThiF family adenylyltransferase, translated as MLHQFSRTELAIGPEGLGVMKGSTVAVLGIGGVGSIAAEALARTGVGRIILIDKDVVDITNVNRQIHALTTTVGQPKADLMRDRIKLINPECDVISLRMFYTEETYEQLFAYDLDYVVDASDTISYKVHLIKECLERKIPIISSMGAANKMDPTRFKVADISKTHTDPIARVVRTKLRKDGIKKGVKVVFSDELPKKPREDVTQRIVPENAPEIRKAKQPPASNAFVPPVAGLIMVSVVVQDLLATNGIEV; from the coding sequence ATGCTGCATCAATTTTCTCGTACCGAGCTTGCGATTGGCCCGGAAGGCCTAGGCGTGATGAAAGGGAGTACCGTCGCCGTGCTTGGCATTGGCGGCGTAGGCTCCATCGCGGCAGAGGCTCTTGCCCGGACCGGTGTAGGCCGGATCATCCTGATCGATAAGGATGTTGTTGATATTACAAACGTGAACCGCCAGATTCATGCGCTCACAACAACGGTAGGACAACCGAAGGCTGATCTGATGCGCGACCGGATTAAGCTGATTAATCCGGAATGCGATGTCATCTCGCTAAGGATGTTCTATACGGAAGAGACGTATGAGCAGCTGTTCGCTTATGACCTTGATTATGTCGTGGATGCTTCGGACACCATCTCGTATAAAGTCCATCTGATTAAGGAATGCCTTGAGCGGAAAATTCCGATCATCTCCAGCATGGGTGCGGCCAACAAGATGGATCCAACGAGATTCAAGGTTGCGGACATCTCGAAGACGCATACGGATCCAATCGCACGCGTCGTACGCACGAAGCTGCGCAAGGATGGCATCAAGAAAGGCGTGAAGGTTGTCTTCTCCGACGAGTTGCCCAAGAAGCCTCGTGAGGATGTGACGCAGCGTATCGTACCGGAGAATGCTCCGGAGATCCGTAAAGCGAAGCAGCCGCCTGCGAGCAACGCCTTTGTGCCCCCTGTTGCCGGGCTTATCATGGTAAGCGTAGTGGTGCAGGATCTTTTGGCGACGAATGGTATAGAAGTGTAG
- the aspS gene encoding aspartate--tRNA ligase, giving the protein MMLKTHQCGTLTKANIGEEVTLNGWVQRRRDLGGVLFIDLRDRTGIVQTVFNPDFSGEALAIADRARNEFVLAVKGTVVERDAETVNKNLATGEIEIRVTEIEVINAAKTPPFPIEDGVEVDESLRLKYRYLDLRRPEMHKTLLLRSKAAKVFRDFLDGEGFIDVETPILTKSTPEGARDYLVPSRVHEGEFFALPQSPQIFKQLLMVGGIERYYQIARCFRDEDLRADRQPEFTQVDIETSFLTQDQLLGMMEQLIARLFRETIGVEVELPIQRITYADAMNKYGSDKPDLRFGMEIEDITDIVATSDVKVFASVAASGGVVKAFNAKGCGHWSRKELDDLQPFAARYGGKGLAWITIKDGEWKGPIVKFLKPEEIAALTERLNVEDGDLLTFSADKAKVVADVLGNLRLKVGRELGLIDDSKFKFVWVVDFPMLEWDEEAKRYVAVHHPFTRPKDEDLHLFDTDPGQIRAQAYDIVLNGYEVGGGSMRIYKRDIQEKMFGALGFNMEEAHEKFGFLLDAFDYGTPPHGGIAFGFDRLVMLLTGRTNLRETIAFPKTASATDLLCDAPSPVELSQLEQLHIRTVLKPKPEAAAAGNKQA; this is encoded by the coding sequence ATGATGCTGAAAACTCATCAGTGCGGCACCTTGACAAAAGCCAACATTGGCGAAGAAGTAACACTGAACGGCTGGGTACAACGCCGTCGTGACCTTGGCGGTGTATTGTTCATCGACCTGCGCGACCGTACGGGTATCGTGCAAACCGTATTTAACCCTGATTTCTCCGGCGAAGCTTTGGCAATCGCTGACCGTGCGCGTAACGAATTCGTACTGGCTGTAAAAGGGACGGTTGTAGAACGTGACGCTGAAACAGTTAACAAAAACCTGGCAACGGGCGAAATCGAAATCCGTGTTACGGAGATCGAAGTAATCAACGCAGCAAAAACGCCTCCATTCCCAATCGAAGACGGCGTTGAAGTGGACGAATCGCTTCGCCTGAAATACCGTTACCTCGACCTGCGCCGTCCTGAAATGCATAAAACACTCTTGCTTCGTTCGAAAGCGGCAAAAGTATTCCGCGATTTCCTTGACGGTGAAGGCTTTATTGACGTTGAAACGCCAATCCTGACGAAAAGCACGCCGGAAGGCGCTCGTGATTACCTGGTACCAAGCCGCGTTCACGAAGGCGAATTCTTCGCATTGCCGCAATCGCCGCAAATCTTCAAGCAATTGCTGATGGTTGGCGGTATTGAACGCTACTACCAAATCGCTCGCTGCTTCCGTGACGAAGACCTTCGCGCGGACCGTCAACCGGAATTCACGCAAGTCGACATCGAGACTTCGTTCCTGACGCAAGATCAATTGCTCGGCATGATGGAGCAGCTGATTGCCCGCCTGTTCCGCGAAACGATTGGCGTAGAGGTTGAGCTTCCGATCCAACGCATTACTTATGCGGATGCAATGAACAAATACGGTTCCGACAAGCCGGACCTTCGTTTCGGCATGGAAATCGAAGATATTACCGATATCGTTGCGACAAGCGACGTTAAAGTTTTCGCAAGCGTTGCGGCAAGCGGCGGCGTCGTGAAGGCGTTCAACGCAAAAGGCTGCGGCCACTGGAGCCGCAAAGAGCTTGACGATCTGCAGCCGTTCGCTGCCCGTTATGGCGGTAAAGGCCTTGCTTGGATCACGATTAAAGACGGCGAGTGGAAAGGTCCAATCGTTAAATTCCTGAAGCCGGAAGAAATCGCAGCTTTGACCGAGCGTCTGAACGTTGAAGACGGCGACCTCCTGACATTCTCTGCCGACAAAGCAAAAGTTGTTGCTGACGTTCTTGGCAACCTTCGTCTGAAAGTCGGCCGTGAGCTGGGTCTGATCGACGATTCCAAGTTCAAGTTCGTATGGGTTGTTGACTTCCCTATGCTGGAGTGGGACGAAGAAGCAAAACGCTATGTAGCGGTTCACCATCCGTTCACGCGTCCAAAAGACGAAGATCTGCACCTGTTCGATACAGATCCGGGACAAATCCGCGCGCAAGCCTACGATATCGTTCTGAACGGCTACGAAGTAGGCGGCGGTTCGATGCGTATCTACAAGCGTGATATTCAGGAGAAAATGTTCGGCGCGCTTGGTTTCAACATGGAAGAAGCGCATGAGAAGTTTGGCTTCCTGCTTGACGCCTTCGACTATGGTACGCCTCCACACGGCGGTATCGCATTTGGCTTCGACCGTCTCGTCATGCTGTTGACAGGCCGCACGAACCTGCGTGAGACCATTGCATTCCCGAAAACGGCAAGCGCAACCGACCTGCTGTGCGATGCACCGTCTCCGGTCGAGCTGTCGCAGCTTGAGCAGCTCCATATCCGTACTGTTCTGAAGCCTAAGCCGGAAGCGGCTGCTGCAGGCAACAAGCAAGCTTAA
- the hisS gene encoding histidine--tRNA ligase encodes MAFQKSPGTQDILPGVVERWQYAEQKARDICRRFNFREIRTPIFEATELFQRGVGETTDIVEKEMYTFTDRGDRSITLRPEGTAGVVRSYVENKLYGEPDVSKLYYIGPMFRYERQQAGRYRQFHQFGIEALGSVEPAIDAEVIALGYTFFTEVGLKGVRVEINSVGTPAVRAAFREKLLAFLMPMREQLCKDCQSRMERNPLRVLDCKTDQARFEAAPSILDSLDEECTTHFEKVKTCLSDMGIPFTINPRLVRGLDYYTHTAFEYKAEGIGAIDTIGGGGRYNGLVAEIGGPDQPGVGLGLGLERTIMLLEHQQAELDNAHQVDVYVVALGEAADREVTRLVYELRTSGIRAERDYLGRKMKAQMKSADRLQARYTAILGDDELERGEIALKEMATGEQRVVALASLASELKSN; translated from the coding sequence ATGGCTTTTCAAAAGTCACCGGGCACACAAGATATTTTGCCTGGAGTAGTTGAGCGATGGCAGTATGCGGAGCAGAAAGCCCGCGATATTTGCCGACGCTTTAATTTTCGTGAAATTCGTACGCCGATCTTCGAAGCAACGGAGCTGTTCCAACGCGGCGTAGGCGAAACGACGGATATCGTGGAGAAAGAGATGTACACCTTCACGGACCGCGGCGATCGCAGCATTACGCTTCGTCCGGAAGGAACGGCGGGTGTTGTCCGTTCGTATGTCGAGAACAAATTGTACGGCGAGCCGGATGTATCAAAGCTGTATTATATCGGACCGATGTTCCGTTATGAGCGCCAGCAGGCCGGCCGTTACCGCCAGTTCCACCAATTCGGGATCGAAGCGCTTGGATCGGTGGAGCCAGCCATCGATGCGGAAGTTATCGCTTTAGGTTATACCTTCTTCACGGAGGTAGGACTGAAGGGTGTCCGCGTAGAGATTAACTCTGTTGGTACGCCTGCGGTTCGCGCAGCCTTCCGCGAGAAGCTGCTTGCTTTCCTTATGCCGATGCGCGAGCAGCTCTGCAAGGACTGTCAGTCCCGCATGGAGCGTAATCCGCTTCGCGTACTCGACTGCAAGACCGACCAGGCTCGCTTTGAAGCTGCGCCATCGATTCTCGACAGCCTGGACGAGGAGTGCACGACCCATTTCGAGAAAGTAAAAACATGCTTATCGGATATGGGTATTCCATTCACTATCAATCCTAGACTTGTTCGCGGCCTCGATTACTACACTCACACCGCTTTCGAATACAAAGCGGAGGGGATCGGCGCCATCGATACGATTGGCGGCGGCGGCCGTTATAACGGACTTGTAGCCGAAATCGGCGGACCCGATCAACCGGGCGTAGGACTTGGACTTGGCCTGGAGCGCACGATTATGCTGCTTGAGCATCAACAAGCCGAGCTGGACAATGCGCATCAGGTTGACGTTTACGTGGTAGCGCTGGGCGAAGCGGCGGACCGGGAAGTAACAAGACTGGTCTATGAGCTCCGTACCTCCGGTATCCGCGCGGAACGCGATTATCTGGGTCGTAAAATGAAGGCGCAGATGAAGTCGGCAGACCGTCTGCAAGCCCGTTATACGGCTATTCTCGGCGATGACGAACTGGAACGCGGCGAGATTGCCTTGAAGGAAATGGCGACTGGCGAGCAGCGCGTTGTGGCGTTAGCTAGCCTTGCTTCAGAACTGAAATCCAACTAA
- the dtd gene encoding D-aminoacyl-tRNA deacylase, which produces MKVVVQRSKQASVTIDGEVVGAIDNGLVLLVGITHEDTEDDIRWMADKVAGLRIFEDENEKMNFSVVDVGGQILSISQFTLYGDSRKGRRPNFMAAARPELAEPLYNRFNELLRAAGLIVETGRFGAMMDVALVNSGPVTLIIDSKQ; this is translated from the coding sequence GTGAAGGTAGTTGTACAGCGCAGTAAGCAGGCAAGCGTAACCATCGACGGGGAAGTCGTTGGGGCAATAGATAACGGTCTTGTGCTTCTCGTCGGAATCACGCATGAGGATACGGAAGACGACATCCGCTGGATGGCGGATAAGGTAGCAGGTCTGCGGATCTTCGAGGATGAGAATGAGAAAATGAATTTCTCCGTTGTTGACGTCGGCGGACAGATTCTATCGATTTCGCAGTTCACGTTGTACGGGGACAGCAGAAAAGGGCGGCGTCCGAACTTTATGGCTGCCGCACGTCCGGAGTTGGCGGAACCGCTCTACAACCGTTTCAACGAGTTGCTCCGCGCAGCAGGCTTGATTGTTGAGACAGGCCGTTTCGGCGCGATGATGGATGTCGCACTCGTGAACTCGGGACCCGTGACATTAATTATCGACAGCAAACAGTAA
- a CDS encoding RelA/SpoT family protein yields MGIEQLIEKASAYIKEQDLVRIREAYEFADQAHHGQVRKSGEPYILHPVAVAEIIVDMQMDVLSIIAALLHDVVEDTTVDLEVIRAKFGETCAMLVDGLTKLEKIKFRSKEEQQNENYRKMFLAMAQDIRVILIKLADRLHNMRTLKFQSEEAQRRIAYETLEIFCPIAHRLGISAIKWEMEDIALRYLNPQQYYRIANLMKKKRAERELFISDVIGRIKEKLEEMGIDGDISGRPKHIYSIYKKMTVKNKQFNEIYDLMAIRIIVDNIKDCYATLGIIHTLWKPMPGRFKDYIAMPKANMYQSLHTTVIGPNGEPTEVQIRTWDMHRTSEYGIAAHWAYKEGTVVPNNNFEDKMSWLREIMELQNEARDASEFMESLKMDFFADLVFVFTPSGEVIELPAGSVPLDFAYRIHTEVGNRTIGAKVNGRIVPLDHKLKTGDIIEILTSKHSYGPSQDWVKIAQSSHARSKIRQWFKREKREENVAKGRDLLERELKRLGVEPSAWMSDDKLQEVANKFNFNDIEDMMSAIGFGGITAAQICTRLTEKLRKEAEKSNLIELTSEPKEMKSPGHRKNRPTNGVTVKGIDNLLVRFARCCNPVPGDTIIGYITRGRGVSVHRMDCQNIPFNSEGEEADRVIEVEWEDSIESNYSVDIEITGHDRSGLLNEVLQAVSESKTNISAVTGRSVKNKMAMIHMTVLIRNIDHLSSVVEKIKRVQDVYSVQRIMNS; encoded by the coding sequence ATGGGCATAGAGCAGTTAATCGAAAAGGCGTCGGCCTATATAAAAGAACAGGATCTTGTACGCATCAGGGAAGCCTATGAATTTGCGGACCAAGCCCACCACGGACAAGTGCGCAAATCAGGGGAGCCTTACATTCTTCACCCTGTTGCCGTTGCCGAAATTATCGTGGATATGCAGATGGACGTACTGTCGATTATCGCGGCATTACTGCATGACGTTGTTGAGGATACAACAGTTGACCTTGAGGTCATCCGCGCGAAATTTGGCGAAACCTGCGCAATGCTCGTCGACGGATTGACCAAGCTTGAGAAGATCAAGTTCCGTTCGAAGGAAGAGCAGCAGAATGAAAACTACCGGAAGATGTTCCTGGCGATGGCGCAGGATATCCGGGTCATTCTGATTAAGCTGGCGGACCGCCTTCATAATATGCGTACGCTGAAGTTCCAGTCCGAGGAAGCACAGCGGCGCATCGCCTACGAGACTCTGGAAATCTTTTGCCCGATTGCTCACCGGCTTGGTATTTCCGCGATTAAATGGGAGATGGAAGATATCGCTCTGCGATACTTGAATCCGCAGCAATACTACCGTATCGCGAATCTGATGAAGAAGAAGCGGGCGGAGCGCGAGCTGTTTATCTCCGATGTAATCGGCCGGATTAAAGAGAAGCTCGAAGAGATGGGCATCGATGGGGATATCTCTGGCCGTCCGAAGCATATATACAGCATTTACAAGAAAATGACCGTCAAGAACAAACAGTTTAACGAGATTTACGATCTGATGGCTATCCGGATTATCGTAGACAATATTAAAGACTGTTATGCCACGCTTGGCATTATTCATACGCTGTGGAAGCCGATGCCGGGACGGTTCAAGGACTATATTGCGATGCCGAAGGCAAACATGTACCAGTCCTTGCATACGACGGTAATCGGACCAAACGGGGAGCCGACGGAAGTGCAGATCCGTACCTGGGATATGCATCGCACCTCCGAATACGGTATCGCGGCCCATTGGGCTTACAAAGAAGGCACTGTTGTGCCGAATAATAATTTCGAGGACAAAATGTCCTGGCTGCGCGAAATTATGGAGCTCCAGAACGAAGCGCGCGATGCCTCGGAGTTTATGGAATCGCTCAAGATGGACTTTTTCGCCGATCTTGTATTCGTGTTTACGCCAAGCGGTGAAGTCATTGAGCTGCCTGCCGGCTCGGTACCGCTGGACTTTGCATACCGGATTCATACGGAGGTCGGCAACCGGACGATTGGCGCGAAGGTCAACGGACGGATTGTGCCGCTTGACCATAAGCTGAAGACCGGCGACATTATCGAGATACTAACGTCGAAGCATTCCTACGGTCCTAGCCAGGACTGGGTGAAGATTGCGCAGTCGTCCCATGCCCGCAGCAAGATTCGTCAATGGTTCAAACGCGAGAAGCGGGAAGAGAACGTCGCCAAAGGCCGCGATCTGCTTGAGCGCGAGCTGAAGCGCTTGGGCGTTGAGCCGTCTGCCTGGATGAGCGATGACAAGCTGCAGGAAGTGGCGAACAAGTTCAATTTCAACGATATTGAAGATATGATGTCGGCTATCGGCTTTGGCGGTATTACGGCTGCTCAGATTTGTACGCGTCTGACGGAGAAGCTTCGCAAGGAAGCGGAGAAATCCAATCTGATCGAGCTAACCTCCGAGCCGAAGGAGATGAAATCTCCGGGCCACCGCAAGAACCGTCCGACCAATGGCGTAACGGTAAAAGGGATCGACAATTTGCTGGTCCGTTTTGCGCGCTGCTGCAACCCGGTGCCGGGCGACACGATTATCGGTTACATTACCCGCGGCAGAGGCGTGTCGGTCCATCGGATGGACTGCCAGAACATTCCGTTTAATTCGGAGGGTGAAGAGGCGGACCGCGTCATTGAGGTGGAGTGGGAGGATTCGATTGAATCCAACTATAGCGTAGATATCGAGATTACGGGTCATGACCGTTCGGGACTTCTTAATGAGGTTCTGCAGGCTGTGTCCGAGAGCAAGACGAATATTTCGGCGGTTACGGGCCGCTCGGTGAAGAATAAAATGGCGATGATTCATATGACCGTGCTTATCCGTAATATTGATCATTTATCCTCTGTAGTAGAGAAAATCAAACGCGTTCAGGATGTTTACTCCGTTCAGCGCATTATGAACAGCTAG
- a CDS encoding sensor histidine kinase, with protein MMQSPLTGTNHPRKFIPFGIKLLISYMMLIIIPIFLFGYFASDIMTDSIRSNTTNTIKGTLKQIEDNVVYKLEDTVRLSDLLYYDTTLSKQLLHYEEGWVSYEATTKLLLPKFRQTIDSTNRSMWLSVYLRNETLPEIYYDTKNIDPLAMKGKFFDLLHLNRITQKPWYKSYPAEQYGETQEWKQIEDDGRYNRISMLRRLVDLESAKPKEIGFMRISVYLSDMFQSVDSRKIGVGSTLFITDGSRNILYASGATEQSTEQLWDEGRSKNYLVIRQPLPGLNWSLTAMVPSSVLEKDTQKVKLLTLVICSASCVLILLVATFVSRTFSRRVLKVMSVLQSFRQGDFQRRIHYSGNDEFTTIASSLNELGKRTQNLIEEVYTTNLKKKEAELETLQAQINPHFLYNTLSSISRLAKFGQVEKQHQMVMNLAKFYRLSLNEGQTIIPIVKEIEQVRAYMDIQQIKYGDRVQIDYNISPEIVDLATVKLIVQPFVENVLEHAWRGDQIDIQVSGYLEGEVVHLLVADNGNGMPQETIFHIFSGEGVERVGYGIRNVHERIQLYYGKDFGVAIESAEGEGTCVHIRIPAESA; from the coding sequence ATGATGCAATCGCCGCTTACAGGCACTAATCATCCCCGCAAGTTTATTCCGTTTGGCATCAAGCTGCTGATCTCTTATATGATGCTGATCATTATACCGATCTTTCTGTTTGGCTATTTCGCCAGCGACATCATGACGGATTCGATCCGTTCAAATACGACGAATACCATTAAAGGGACGTTGAAGCAAATCGAAGATAACGTCGTCTATAAATTGGAGGATACGGTCCGCTTATCCGATCTTCTCTATTATGATACAACTTTATCGAAGCAGCTGCTCCACTACGAGGAGGGCTGGGTAAGCTATGAAGCAACAACCAAGCTGCTGCTTCCGAAGTTCCGGCAGACCATCGATTCGACGAACCGGAGCATGTGGCTGAGCGTTTATTTGCGCAATGAGACATTGCCGGAAATCTATTACGACACCAAAAATATCGATCCTCTTGCCATGAAGGGCAAGTTCTTTGACCTGCTTCATTTGAACCGGATTACGCAGAAGCCCTGGTACAAATCATACCCGGCCGAGCAATACGGAGAGACGCAAGAGTGGAAGCAGATTGAGGATGACGGCCGCTATAACCGGATATCGATGCTCAGACGGTTAGTTGATCTGGAGTCGGCGAAACCGAAAGAAATCGGCTTTATGCGGATCAGCGTCTACTTGTCCGATATGTTCCAGAGCGTAGATTCCCGCAAGATTGGCGTAGGCAGCACCCTGTTTATTACCGATGGCAGCCGAAATATTCTATATGCTTCGGGAGCAACCGAGCAGTCGACTGAGCAATTGTGGGATGAGGGGAGAAGCAAGAATTATCTCGTCATCCGGCAGCCGCTTCCCGGTCTGAACTGGAGTCTCACGGCGATGGTTCCATCCTCGGTATTAGAGAAGGATACGCAGAAGGTCAAGCTGCTGACGTTGGTCATTTGCAGTGCGAGCTGCGTGCTGATTCTTCTGGTCGCGACTTTTGTCTCGAGAACGTTTTCACGGCGGGTATTAAAGGTGATGTCCGTTCTTCAATCCTTCCGCCAGGGAGACTTTCAGCGGCGGATTCATTACAGCGGCAACGATGAATTTACGACGATTGCTTCCTCGCTTAATGAGTTGGGCAAACGAACGCAGAATTTGATTGAAGAGGTCTATACGACAAATTTGAAAAAGAAAGAGGCGGAGCTGGAGACGCTTCAAGCGCAGATCAATCCGCATTTTTTATATAATACGCTCTCCTCGATCAGCCGGCTGGCCAAATTCGGGCAGGTCGAAAAGCAGCATCAGATGGTCATGAACCTTGCCAAGTTTTACCGGTTGTCCCTGAATGAAGGTCAGACCATTATTCCAATCGTCAAGGAAATCGAGCAGGTCCGGGCTTATATGGACATCCAGCAAATAAAATACGGCGACCGGGTCCAAATCGACTATAATATTTCCCCGGAAATTGTCGATCTCGCAACCGTCAAGCTGATCGTTCAGCCTTTTGTCGAGAATGTGCTCGAGCATGCTTGGCGCGGAGACCAGATTGATATACAGGTGAGCGGCTATCTGGAAGGGGAGGTTGTCCATCTGCTCGTTGCGGACAACGGCAACGGCATGCCTCAAGAGACGATTTTCCATATATTTAGCGGCGAAGGAGTGGAACGCGTAGGTTACGGAATCCGTAATGTACACGAGAGGATCCAGCTTTATTACGGTAAAGATTTCGGCGTGGCGATTGAGAGTGCGGAAGGTGAAGGTACATGTGTTCATATTCGCATTCCGGCCGAATCCGCTTAG
- a CDS encoding response regulator transcription factor yields the protein MYKVLIADDEVLDLEGMRLFIPWTELGLEVVAAVNNGFDAYEVLKGGKIDILVTDVHMPSMSGLELARKAQETESCLGLRVIFVSGYQDFHYVKQALSLRAYSYVLKPMDDSELVDALVHVTKELDEVTRKQEEERQWREAARRTAPRYQQLPENVSVEPGKHTKLIQEVTAYMKEHLNRSLTLKEVAERFAFSPNYLGLMFKEEMGVGFSEYVITMRMERAGELLKDPKVKIYEVADQVGYRYMPYFSRQFKETFGMTPIDFRRHR from the coding sequence ATGTATAAGGTATTGATTGCAGATGATGAAGTGCTTGATCTGGAAGGCATGCGTTTGTTTATTCCCTGGACAGAGCTTGGCCTTGAAGTTGTGGCTGCCGTCAACAATGGCTTTGATGCTTATGAGGTGTTAAAGGGCGGGAAGATTGATATTCTCGTTACGGATGTACATATGCCCAGCATGTCCGGACTGGAGCTCGCCCGTAAGGCGCAGGAGACCGAAAGCTGCTTGGGTCTTAGAGTGATTTTCGTAAGCGGGTATCAGGATTTCCATTACGTCAAGCAAGCCTTGTCCCTTCGGGCATACAGCTATGTATTGAAGCCGATGGACGACTCCGAGCTGGTCGATGCGCTGGTTCATGTAACCAAAGAGCTGGATGAAGTAACAAGAAAGCAAGAGGAAGAAAGACAATGGCGGGAGGCTGCCAGGCGTACGGCTCCCCGTTATCAGCAGCTGCCGGAGAACGTTTCTGTTGAACCTGGCAAGCATACGAAGCTCATTCAAGAAGTCACCGCTTATATGAAGGAGCATCTGAACCGTTCCCTTACGCTGAAAGAAGTGGCGGAACGGTTTGCTTTTTCCCCGAACTATCTGGGTCTGATGTTCAAGGAAGAGATGGGTGTGGGCTTCAGCGAATATGTCATTACGATGCGGATGGAGAGGGCGGGAGAGCTGCTGAAGGATCCGAAGGTGAAGATATACGAGGTGGCTGATCAGGTGGGTTACCGCTACATGCCTTACTTCAGCCGTCAGTTTAAAGAGACCTTCGGCATGACGCCAATCGATTTCAGGAGACATCGCTAA